Genomic segment of Ewingella sp. CoE-038-23:
GGTTTGGCCCAGCGCAGGGAGTTCTGGATTTGATCTTCCTGAAACACCTCCATCTGGTCGTCATTCAGGTTGTATTTGCCCTGATAGTATTCGCGGTACTTTTGCGGCGTGGCGAACTGGCGCTGGCCCGGCGAGTGGTCCATTAGGGAGACCAACGACAGCACTTCGGTGTGCATCAGCTTCTCAAACAGCGGCAGAGTGCTTTCGTGCGGCAGCTCGCAGCGCAGGTGCAGGCGATGCTCGGCGCGGTTCAGGCCCGCCTTGCCGCTGTTGACCACGGCGTCGATCATCTTTTGCAGGTTTTCCAGACGATGGCCACCGTCGCGCACGTCTCCCACCGCCACCGCGTCGAGCACGGTGGTAATGCCGCTGGCGACCATCAGCGCGTCGTGGCTGCTCATCGCCGAGTGGGCCGGCCAGTCAACTTTCGGGCGCGGTGTGAAGAACTTGTCGAGGTTATCGGTATGCAGCTCGATAAGCCCCGGCAGCAACCAGCCGCCTTCAGCATTGATCGCCTGCGGCAGTTGGCTGCTGGTGTCGGCGAAGGCGGTAATGACGCCGTCCTGCACTTCCAGCGAGCCTTTAACTACCTGATCTTCTAGAACCAAATTGACATTATTAATGATCATGCTGGGATCTCCGCAGAGGGCGCTGGTGTCATGGCATAGAGTCTATCGGCGACGCGCTCGCGCACGTCTTCATCGTGGAAAATCCCCACTACGGCGGCTCCGCGAGCTTTGGCTTGCTGGATCAGGGTCACCACCGCGGCGCGGTTGGTGGCATCCAGTGAGGCGGTCGGTTCGTCGAGCAGTAAAATCGGGTAGTCGACGATAAAACCGCGCGCAATGTTCACGCGCTGCTGTTCGCCACCGGAGAAGGTGG
This window contains:
- the phnM gene encoding alpha-D-ribose 1-methylphosphonate 5-triphosphate diphosphatase codes for the protein MIINNVNLVLEDQVVKGSLEVQDGVITAFADTSSQLPQAINAEGGWLLPGLIELHTDNLDKFFTPRPKVDWPAHSAMSSHDALMVASGITTVLDAVAVGDVRDGGHRLENLQKMIDAVVNSGKAGLNRAEHRLHLRCELPHESTLPLFEKLMHTEVLSLVSLMDHSPGQRQFATPQKYREYYQGKYNLNDDQMEVFQEDQIQNSLRWAKPNRYAIAEHCRNLGIALASHDDATTAHVEESRALGSVIAEFPTTEEAARASHACGLQVLMGAPNIVRGGSHSGNVAAHHLASLGILDILSSDYYPASLLDAVFRIANDDSNGFTLPQAVGLVTRNPARALSLQDRGVIAEGKRADLVLARTHADHHYVKNVWRQGIQVF